The following coding sequences lie in one Thalassoglobus polymorphus genomic window:
- a CDS encoding TIGR04282 family arsenosugar biosynthesis glycosyltransferase: MPTLGIFVKQPIPGKVKTRLGAKIGNDRSAELYTAFQKDLLERCHIEDVKRVLCFSSPASNSREFFTELSEDNDELWEQPKLELGERLKQFFAEALKANGPVVVIGSDSPTLPQSYIEQAFELLKQHDVVIGPAVDGGYYLVGQRTPVPEVFDDIDWSGVDVLDQTVQKVQGSGASLGLLPPWYDIDSLDDLMFLRGHLNALECAGTTDEIPRRTRKLVEEILNALATET; encoded by the coding sequence ATGCCGACGTTGGGAATTTTTGTGAAACAACCGATTCCGGGCAAAGTCAAAACTCGCCTGGGAGCCAAGATCGGCAACGACCGCTCAGCAGAGTTGTACACAGCTTTCCAGAAGGATCTTCTCGAACGTTGTCACATCGAAGATGTGAAACGTGTGCTTTGTTTCTCGTCTCCGGCCTCGAATTCAAGGGAATTCTTCACGGAACTCTCAGAGGACAACGACGAGCTTTGGGAACAGCCCAAGCTGGAGTTGGGGGAACGTCTCAAGCAGTTTTTCGCCGAAGCTTTGAAGGCAAACGGTCCGGTCGTCGTGATCGGATCAGACAGCCCGACGCTCCCGCAAAGCTACATCGAACAGGCTTTCGAGTTGCTGAAACAGCATGATGTGGTCATAGGTCCGGCGGTCGATGGAGGATACTACCTGGTCGGGCAACGAACTCCCGTGCCCGAAGTCTTTGATGACATCGACTGGAGTGGAGTCGATGTGCTGGACCAAACTGTCCAAAAAGTGCAGGGGAGTGGGGCCTCTCTCGGCTTACTTCCCCCTTGGTACGACATCGACAGTCTCGACGATTTAATGTTTCTACGCGGGCATTTGAACGCACTTGAGTGTGCAGGAACAACGGATGAGATTCCACGAAGAACGCGAAAACTCGTCGAAGAAATTCTCAACGCTCTCGCGACAGAGACTTAA
- the murJ gene encoding murein biosynthesis integral membrane protein MurJ yields MPSEESEVTSDADARDATSSIANSSIVKNLRIVSLCTLLSRLLGLGRDIAMASLFGAGTVLDVFIVAFRLPNLTRQLFGEGALTTAFLPVYLREQTERGSAAARATLTAVAVALASFLSLLVLTGEAAIFWALMNGNFSSSTVLLLQLLAIMLPYMVFICSAALLSAALHALRIFLWPALVPVVLNVLWLTGVGVALLLTEDEQTQVRLVAGAIVAAGVVQCLLPFFVLQRLNMGLTRNWRSGWPRVHEVIMTMLPVVAGISVVQFNAILDSLMAWGLAAPDGGGLAPLQAFGIPALLPAGTATTLYIGQRMYQFPLGVFGIALGTVLYPLLTQHAQKGELGLLRDDLCKGIRLTIAIALPSSAGLFVLAEPLTNLLFRHGQFTAEDSSLTAQMIATYGAGVWTAIGLTVLNRAFYATGDRVTPMKFGVVALLINFLLNILFVVPFQGVGLALGSICATTLQLAITTWKMNAQLGPFDWALVLRTLWKTVVATTLMVLVCLAILKNLSGGEQVATYALQLLIPFVGSVLCYWLSARWLGMSEIDDIFLRAKKT; encoded by the coding sequence ATGCCCTCAGAGGAATCGGAAGTGACCTCTGACGCCGATGCTCGCGATGCAACCTCAAGCATCGCGAATTCAAGCATTGTTAAGAATCTGCGGATCGTCAGCTTGTGTACGCTTCTGAGTCGTCTCCTTGGGCTGGGACGTGATATCGCGATGGCGTCACTGTTCGGAGCGGGGACTGTATTAGATGTGTTCATTGTCGCCTTTCGACTTCCCAATCTAACGCGGCAACTCTTCGGTGAGGGTGCGCTCACGACGGCGTTTTTGCCGGTCTATCTTCGAGAGCAGACTGAACGGGGCTCCGCTGCAGCCCGGGCAACGCTGACTGCGGTCGCTGTCGCGCTTGCCTCTTTTCTCTCGTTGCTGGTTCTCACTGGAGAAGCAGCGATTTTCTGGGCGCTGATGAATGGTAACTTTTCGAGTTCGACAGTGCTCTTGCTGCAACTTCTGGCAATCATGCTCCCTTATATGGTCTTCATATGCTCGGCTGCCCTGCTCTCCGCTGCACTTCATGCCCTGAGAATCTTTCTGTGGCCTGCGTTGGTTCCGGTCGTTTTGAATGTCTTGTGGTTAACCGGCGTCGGCGTCGCACTACTTCTGACCGAGGACGAACAGACACAGGTTCGTCTTGTGGCTGGGGCTATCGTCGCTGCGGGTGTGGTGCAGTGTTTGCTTCCGTTTTTTGTGTTGCAGCGGTTGAATATGGGGCTGACTCGCAATTGGCGGTCAGGTTGGCCACGTGTTCATGAAGTGATCATGACGATGCTGCCTGTCGTGGCTGGGATTTCGGTGGTCCAGTTCAATGCGATTCTCGACAGCCTGATGGCTTGGGGGCTGGCGGCTCCAGATGGCGGGGGATTGGCTCCTTTGCAAGCATTTGGGATTCCCGCTCTCTTGCCTGCGGGGACCGCGACTACGTTGTATATCGGTCAGCGAATGTATCAGTTTCCTTTGGGCGTGTTTGGAATTGCACTTGGAACAGTGCTTTACCCGCTACTGACTCAGCATGCTCAAAAGGGGGAGCTCGGGTTACTTCGAGATGATCTTTGCAAGGGGATTCGATTGACGATTGCGATTGCGCTTCCATCGAGTGCCGGCTTGTTCGTCCTGGCGGAACCGCTCACCAATTTGCTTTTTCGTCATGGTCAATTCACTGCTGAAGACAGTTCCCTCACCGCCCAAATGATTGCGACCTATGGAGCCGGAGTCTGGACTGCCATTGGACTGACCGTTCTCAACCGTGCGTTTTATGCAACCGGCGACCGTGTCACACCAATGAAATTTGGGGTCGTCGCACTCTTGATCAATTTCCTCTTGAACATTCTGTTTGTCGTTCCCTTTCAGGGAGTTGGACTTGCCTTGGGAAGCATTTGTGCCACAACGTTGCAACTGGCAATCACAACATGGAAGATGAACGCTCAATTGGGGCCATTCGACTGGGCATTGGTGCTGCGAACCTTATGGAAGACTGTTGTCGCGACCACGTTGATGGTCCTTGTCTGTCTGGCGATACTCAAGAATCTGTCAGGGGGAGAGCAAGTCGCCACTTACGCCCTGCAATTGTTGATTCCCTTTGTTGGAAGTGTTCTCTGCTACTGGCTCAGTGCACGATGGTTAGGGATGTCTGAAATCGATGATATCTTTTTGCGAGCAAAGAAAACATGA
- a CDS encoding beta/alpha barrel domain-containing protein translates to MNGESGVKIPKYDPSQTYDWNFKKAPKTPPEVEVPECPGEWTYCGIPVNSPLGIAAGPLLNGKWVSSYAALGFDVLTYKTVRTDPHECYPLPNLVPVQPEMMTGDEASVPLADELDGSWAVSFGMPSQAARFWIGDVKKAKARLSEGQLLSVSVVGTMQPGWGLEELADNYADCASWAFDANADCVEMNFSCPNVCSEDGQLFQNPADAALVAKTVQKYAGEDGPLLVKIGYLADQKTLQELLIQLNDHVDAIVTTNSIPTRVTDSAGKFLFDGEQRGICGDASRDLSIEQVRRCREIVEANNLKLDIIGVGGIKTADDVQRYLDAGANSVQLATSAMIDPLVGIKIRQNFNTA, encoded by the coding sequence ATGAATGGTGAATCTGGCGTCAAGATTCCTAAGTATGATCCATCCCAGACTTATGACTGGAATTTCAAGAAAGCTCCGAAGACTCCGCCAGAGGTGGAAGTCCCTGAGTGTCCGGGTGAATGGACGTATTGCGGGATTCCTGTCAATTCTCCGCTTGGAATTGCTGCCGGGCCACTATTGAATGGAAAATGGGTCAGTTCATACGCTGCTCTAGGCTTCGACGTTCTGACTTATAAAACTGTCCGCACCGACCCTCATGAGTGCTATCCATTGCCGAATCTGGTCCCGGTTCAACCTGAAATGATGACAGGTGACGAAGCCAGCGTTCCCTTGGCTGACGAACTCGACGGGAGCTGGGCTGTTTCATTTGGGATGCCGTCGCAAGCAGCGCGATTTTGGATTGGTGATGTCAAAAAAGCCAAAGCTCGTCTTTCTGAAGGCCAACTGCTTTCCGTTTCAGTTGTCGGGACGATGCAGCCAGGCTGGGGACTCGAAGAACTCGCTGATAACTACGCCGATTGCGCGTCTTGGGCATTCGATGCCAACGCTGACTGTGTCGAGATGAACTTCTCTTGTCCCAACGTTTGCAGCGAAGATGGACAACTTTTTCAGAACCCAGCTGATGCTGCTCTGGTTGCAAAGACTGTTCAAAAGTATGCCGGCGAGGATGGTCCGTTACTGGTCAAGATTGGTTATTTGGCCGACCAAAAAACGCTGCAAGAACTCTTGATTCAATTAAATGATCATGTCGACGCGATCGTGACGACGAACAGTATTCCCACGAGAGTCACCGACTCAGCCGGAAAGTTTCTCTTCGACGGGGAGCAACGCGGAATCTGTGGCGATGCCTCACGTGATCTGTCCATTGAGCAGGTGCGCCGCTGCCGGGAAATTGTCGAAGCGAATAATCTCAAACTGGATATCATCGGCGTTGGTGGAATCAAAACAGCCGACGACGTGCAACGATATCTCGATGCGGGTGCGAATTCAGTTCAGCTCGCGACATCAGCAATGATCGACCCACTTGTTGGAATCAAAATTCGACAGAACTTTAACACGGCGTGA
- a CDS encoding Gfo/Idh/MocA family oxidoreductase yields the protein MSKPSHNTRRDFLQKTSAITSAAAVASVFPSTASAISETASPNEKINLGVIGIGPRCTYDLTAMLKFDDIRCVAIADVQSRRRDAGKALVDKHYENKDCKLYQDFRDLLDRKDIDAVLVATGDRWHADASILAAKAGKDVYSEKPCGITIAKCQELSATMHEEKRVFQAGTQRRSVPNFQKAVELAHSGKLGKLHTMHASIYLPVLDNTWLPAEPTPAKNVCDWNIWLGPAAWRPFNQKYVDGRWRGQWDFDSGAKLLDWGAHTVDLCQWANQADDTMPIEYEPHEDHILCRYENGVKLIIDFLPEPFGNRDPHYITRLGTCPVRFIGEDGWVETGDSGEIVAKPESLQKQLGDQTKRVRGLDVGAHSRDFFDCIRSRGKTAANQDVMRRSHIACHAAALAWILNRKLRIDPVKEEFINDEEANLLRSRPDRNWAV from the coding sequence GTGTCAAAGCCATCTCATAACACCCGCAGAGACTTTCTTCAGAAAACTTCAGCGATCACTTCTGCAGCGGCAGTTGCTTCTGTTTTTCCTTCAACCGCTTCAGCAATCAGCGAAACCGCGTCTCCTAATGAGAAGATTAATCTCGGCGTGATCGGGATCGGTCCACGTTGCACCTATGACCTGACGGCAATGTTAAAGTTTGATGACATTCGCTGCGTCGCCATTGCCGATGTGCAGTCCCGCCGACGCGACGCCGGAAAAGCGCTGGTCGACAAACATTACGAAAATAAAGATTGCAAGCTGTATCAAGACTTTCGCGATCTTCTCGATCGAAAAGATATCGATGCGGTCCTCGTTGCAACCGGTGATCGTTGGCACGCCGATGCATCCATCCTCGCAGCCAAAGCTGGCAAAGACGTTTACAGCGAAAAACCCTGCGGGATCACAATCGCGAAATGTCAGGAACTCTCCGCGACGATGCATGAAGAGAAGCGAGTCTTTCAAGCAGGAACTCAGAGGCGAAGCGTCCCGAATTTCCAGAAAGCGGTCGAGCTCGCACATTCTGGAAAACTTGGCAAGCTGCACACGATGCATGCGTCAATCTATCTACCGGTCCTCGATAACACTTGGCTTCCTGCAGAGCCGACACCAGCAAAGAACGTTTGCGATTGGAATATCTGGCTGGGACCGGCAGCGTGGCGTCCTTTCAACCAGAAGTATGTGGATGGACGCTGGCGCGGGCAGTGGGATTTCGATTCAGGAGCCAAACTTCTCGATTGGGGAGCACATACCGTTGACCTTTGCCAATGGGCGAATCAGGCCGACGACACAATGCCAATCGAATATGAACCGCACGAAGATCACATCCTTTGTCGATACGAAAACGGTGTGAAGCTGATTATCGACTTCTTACCAGAGCCGTTCGGCAATCGTGATCCTCATTACATCACTCGATTGGGAACATGCCCGGTCCGGTTTATCGGAGAAGATGGCTGGGTTGAAACCGGCGATAGTGGTGAGATCGTCGCCAAGCCTGAATCGTTGCAAAAACAGCTTGGTGATCAAACCAAACGGGTCCGAGGCTTGGACGTCGGCGCACACTCCAGAGACTTCTTTGACTGTATCCGTTCACGAGGAAAGACGGCCGCCAATCAAGATGTGATGAGACGCTCACACATCGCTTGCCACGCTGCCGCTTTGGCCTGGATACTGAATCGAAAACTGAGAATCGATCCAGTGAAAGAAGAATTCATCAACGACGAAGAAGCAAACTTGCTGCGGTCCCGTCCCGATCGAAACTGGGCAGTATAA
- a CDS encoding class I SAM-dependent rRNA methyltransferase has product MPPYQPRRNKSSQQKKTKRTPYMGKARKESRLPLDDKFLVQRPFLRNDISSIPVARLKTTTKHPTVFRKRIANVADQSAHGDVVQVRADSGETVGYGFWNPRAEATIRMLSWGEVLPDERWWEAQIKQAVSLRKDLLQLKSRTNAYRLINAEGDGFPGLVVDLYSDVITVQTYTLGMYQRGEAIARMIAKILDTKHWVVRTGPATFPQEGFLADGFESGKVPEKLMITEQGAKYEIHPFEGHKTGFFCDQRENRIQLRDYCKGKDVLDLCCYSGGFSINAALGGAKKVTGVDLDEEAIEFAKRNANLNKSKVKFVHADAFAYMRDMQRNNKLYDVIILDPPKLIRGRDEMHEGQNKYFDFNQLAASLVKPGGLLLSCSCSGLLSMSDFTMTVRAAITERTPRILARSGAGPDHPVQANCLETEYLKCLWMQL; this is encoded by the coding sequence ATGCCTCCTTATCAGCCACGCCGAAACAAGTCCAGCCAGCAGAAGAAAACGAAACGGACTCCCTATATGGGGAAGGCCCGTAAGGAATCCCGCTTGCCTTTAGACGATAAATTCCTCGTTCAAAGACCGTTTTTGCGCAACGACATCAGTTCCATTCCTGTTGCGCGGCTAAAAACTACCACAAAACATCCGACAGTTTTTCGCAAACGAATTGCGAATGTCGCAGACCAATCTGCTCATGGTGACGTCGTCCAGGTCCGGGCGGATTCAGGCGAGACGGTCGGGTACGGATTCTGGAATCCTCGCGCAGAAGCAACGATCCGCATGCTCAGCTGGGGAGAGGTTCTTCCCGATGAACGGTGGTGGGAAGCACAAATCAAACAGGCGGTCTCGCTCAGAAAAGACCTGCTGCAACTCAAGTCGCGAACCAATGCCTATCGGCTGATCAACGCCGAAGGGGACGGTTTCCCGGGTCTCGTTGTCGATCTCTACTCCGACGTGATCACAGTGCAGACCTATACACTCGGGATGTATCAACGAGGAGAAGCCATCGCCCGAATGATTGCGAAAATCCTTGATACGAAACACTGGGTCGTTCGAACTGGTCCGGCCACTTTTCCACAAGAAGGTTTTTTAGCAGATGGTTTCGAATCGGGAAAAGTTCCTGAAAAGTTGATGATCACTGAACAAGGTGCTAAGTACGAAATTCATCCATTTGAAGGTCACAAGACCGGATTCTTTTGCGATCAACGAGAGAATCGAATTCAGTTGAGAGATTACTGCAAAGGGAAAGATGTCCTCGACCTCTGCTGCTACTCAGGCGGATTCTCTATCAACGCAGCACTCGGTGGAGCAAAAAAAGTGACCGGTGTCGACCTGGATGAGGAGGCAATCGAATTTGCAAAACGAAATGCAAACTTGAACAAGTCGAAAGTGAAATTTGTCCATGCCGACGCCTTCGCCTACATGCGAGACATGCAGCGAAACAACAAGCTCTACGACGTGATTATTCTTGATCCACCGAAACTAATTCGTGGTCGTGATGAAATGCACGAAGGGCAAAACAAGTATTTCGACTTCAACCAACTCGCAGCGTCACTCGTCAAACCGGGCGGGCTGTTACTGAGTTGCAGTTGTTCCGGGTTGCTCTCCATGTCCGACTTCACAATGACTGTCCGAGCAGCCATCACCGAGAGGACACCCAGGATTCTGGCACGATCCGGCGCTGGCCCCGATCATCCAGTCCAAGCGAACTGCCTGGAGACGGAATATCTGAAATGTTTGTGGATGCAACTTTGA
- a CDS encoding aryl-sulfate sulfotransferase, giving the protein MYRLLQRLLPIVVLCGCQGEGDSSVKLEASAATVEEELAKTNRSVKTNSLRMATPNPTSSNKTKSKKTTQADPSSAAPASGSLEFLRPLTWTQNPNRAVPNAGWLNFSLPHQSAEKPVPGKVHIEISYSQGKSTLRKRLSDFKSPSLVAGEQAYSIPLLDLKPEIQYTVTISLVRDGGQAELQSEPLQIETEPLPDLFPEFDVRLSMPQRMEAGLTLFNLIRWKKNKPDTEFGAIVALDANGRVRWFYQAQHMIFIVRQLSNGNLLYGYGNRTEGLIEIDLFGNVVRQWNSANLGREVPSHATPVAVDSLHHDAVMLDDETFLALSTTLNQVKPYFDPTYHSRRRIPEANLVTDVVVEFRTDGTVLRSYSLFELLDPRRIGYGSLHNFWDSRGYENVPGGTFDWSHSNSVTHDPRDDSILVSVRHQDAVIKIDRKSGELVWILGNPRKWKGKHSRKLLKPIGRPSWQYHQHAVEITPQGTLLLFDNGNYQAVPFDKILHAKENRSRVVEFKVDEQDMTVEQVWEYDGYERGGFYSTFLCDVDWLPQTGNVLVTNGGEIRDENGERTDYAPGEQQWAEIFEVTYEQTPQRVFDLLIKSSAEQTGFGWSVYRSERISNFFDHVKTAPSISTKP; this is encoded by the coding sequence ATGTACCGCCTATTGCAGCGTCTTCTTCCAATTGTTGTTCTCTGCGGATGTCAGGGGGAGGGAGATTCCTCCGTCAAGTTGGAGGCATCAGCAGCTACGGTGGAGGAAGAACTTGCAAAGACGAACCGGTCGGTGAAGACCAATTCGCTGAGAATGGCCACGCCGAACCCCACTTCGTCGAACAAAACTAAGTCAAAGAAAACAACGCAGGCAGATCCTTCTTCGGCAGCTCCTGCTTCAGGCAGTCTTGAATTTCTGAGGCCTCTGACATGGACACAGAATCCGAACCGGGCGGTTCCCAATGCAGGCTGGTTGAATTTCTCTCTGCCTCACCAGTCGGCAGAGAAGCCCGTTCCTGGAAAAGTACACATTGAAATTTCTTATAGTCAGGGAAAGTCGACTTTAAGAAAGAGGCTTTCGGACTTTAAAAGTCCTTCTCTTGTCGCGGGAGAACAGGCTTACTCGATTCCGCTTCTCGATCTCAAACCGGAAATTCAATACACAGTGACAATCTCGCTCGTTCGCGACGGAGGGCAAGCAGAGTTGCAAAGCGAGCCGTTGCAGATTGAGACCGAACCGCTGCCCGATCTGTTTCCTGAGTTTGATGTTCGGCTTTCGATGCCACAGCGTATGGAAGCCGGTTTGACTCTCTTCAACTTGATTCGCTGGAAGAAGAATAAACCTGATACCGAGTTTGGAGCGATTGTTGCGCTCGATGCCAATGGCCGAGTCCGGTGGTTTTATCAAGCTCAGCATATGATTTTTATTGTCCGACAACTTTCAAACGGAAACCTGCTATATGGTTATGGAAACCGCACCGAGGGGCTGATCGAAATAGACTTGTTCGGCAATGTCGTTCGCCAGTGGAATTCCGCGAACCTGGGCCGCGAAGTCCCGAGCCATGCAACGCCGGTAGCTGTTGATTCACTGCATCATGACGCAGTGATGCTTGACGATGAGACCTTTCTTGCACTTTCAACAACGTTGAATCAAGTGAAGCCGTATTTCGACCCGACCTATCATTCTCGCCGGAGAATTCCGGAAGCGAATCTGGTTACTGATGTTGTTGTCGAGTTTCGCACAGATGGAACCGTACTGCGAAGTTACTCACTCTTCGAATTGCTCGATCCCCGCCGGATCGGGTACGGATCGCTTCACAATTTTTGGGATTCGCGCGGATATGAAAATGTCCCCGGCGGGACATTCGATTGGAGCCATTCCAATTCCGTGACACACGATCCCCGAGACGACAGTATTCTTGTCTCGGTGCGGCATCAGGATGCGGTGATTAAGATTGATCGTAAGTCTGGCGAACTGGTTTGGATTTTGGGGAATCCACGGAAGTGGAAAGGGAAGCATTCTCGAAAGTTGTTGAAACCCATCGGTCGCCCAAGTTGGCAGTATCATCAGCATGCAGTTGAAATCACGCCACAGGGGACCCTGTTGCTCTTTGATAACGGGAACTACCAAGCGGTCCCGTTTGATAAGATATTGCATGCAAAGGAGAACCGAAGCCGGGTTGTCGAGTTCAAGGTCGATGAGCAGGACATGACCGTAGAGCAAGTCTGGGAGTATGATGGATACGAACGTGGCGGGTTCTATTCCACGTTTTTGTGTGATGTCGACTGGCTTCCGCAAACCGGAAATGTCCTCGTTACGAATGGAGGAGAGATCCGAGATGAAAACGGGGAGCGGACCGACTACGCGCCGGGCGAACAACAGTGGGCAGAGATTTTCGAAGTAACTTACGAGCAAACACCGCAGCGAGTTTTTGATCTACTCATCAAAAGCTCCGCAGAACAGACCGGGTTTGGCTGGTCAGTTTATCGTTCGGAACGAATTTCGAATTTCTTCGATCATGTTAAAACTGCTCCGTCAATTTCTACGAAGCCATGA
- a CDS encoding PVC-type heme-binding CxxCH protein: MKLVAALLCLFLTLECRAAEIPAAVKNTQPETHPLLSPEQALEKLTLPPGFRATVFAAEPEIRQPIGMAFDARGRLWVAENDTYAESRTNYDLTQHDRVLIFEDTDHDGRSDSRKVFWDQGQHLTSVEVGFGGVWVLCAPDLLFIPDKNGDDIPDGEPQVMLTGFDNKTIRHNIVNGLKWGPDGWLYGRHGITTTSFVGTPETPEELRTPINCGIWRFHPVTKKFEVVSRGTTNSWGHDWDKHGELFFINTVIGHLWHAIPGSHLERMFGEDINPHLYRLMPQVADHFHWNTEEKWSDIRKTGVTSTTDTAGGGHAHCGMMIYQGTNWPQEYRGDVFALNLHGRRFNRDLLQRDGAGFVARHREDFAKTDDLWFRGIDLAHGPDGGVFVLDWSDIGECHENDGVHRTSGRIYKVVYGNVDATQVQDYAQLSNDELTAKLFEEDAWHHRMARRILQERFVAGQDMTPVRLQLKETLHSQKPVVSRLNALWTIHSTGGVSDADLERLLDNDEEALRSWAVQLFAQQASPQVAAQKFQKLAMNESSGLVLQHIASALQRLPVDQRLPVAAALLKHTNFAQDRFLPLMIWYAIEPSVARFPDQAVELLASCQQPEIQKFISRRIASDYREQKAAVDKLIDVAMTDVGETAQQILQGIQLALDGWRKADKPKNWDEASAKMLARKNDQLTELVQLLSVTFGDGRALDELRAVAVDGAQPFSVRSNAIRALVTARDEQSREVLQKLLNDRDLGVDAIRGLAVIGDQNTPQLIVNRYNSFRGHIQPIAMETLCSRPEYATVLLKAVEQKKIAAEAIPPFYVRQMRSFEDDSLKQQLQELYPEWRHTSEEKKRRADELRQLLTESALTSADMKQGQALFEKTCSACHKLYGQGGNLGPDLTGSQRSNLNYLLGNIVDPSAEVAEKFQMSILVLGDGRAISGVIQSENETTLLIKTPNEELTVLKDDIEARKNSKLSMMPERQLDKMSNKEILDLFSFLMSKQ; encoded by the coding sequence ATGAAACTCGTGGCTGCACTGTTGTGTCTATTTCTGACGTTGGAATGCCGAGCCGCGGAGATACCCGCCGCCGTCAAAAACACCCAGCCAGAAACACATCCTTTGCTTTCTCCTGAACAAGCATTGGAGAAACTGACGCTTCCGCCGGGATTTCGTGCCACGGTTTTTGCAGCTGAACCGGAGATTCGCCAACCGATCGGAATGGCTTTCGATGCTCGTGGACGTTTATGGGTCGCTGAGAACGACACGTACGCTGAAAGCCGAACGAATTACGATTTGACTCAACATGACCGGGTCCTGATCTTTGAAGACACTGACCATGATGGACGCTCGGATTCGCGGAAGGTCTTTTGGGATCAGGGACAACATCTCACAAGCGTTGAAGTTGGTTTCGGAGGAGTCTGGGTGCTGTGTGCTCCAGATCTTCTTTTCATCCCTGATAAAAATGGCGATGACATCCCCGATGGGGAACCACAGGTCATGCTCACAGGCTTCGACAACAAGACAATTCGCCATAACATTGTGAACGGATTGAAATGGGGACCGGATGGCTGGCTTTACGGTCGACACGGCATCACAACGACCTCTTTCGTTGGGACGCCTGAGACTCCAGAAGAATTACGGACACCCATCAATTGCGGAATCTGGCGATTTCATCCGGTCACGAAGAAATTTGAAGTCGTCTCCCGTGGGACAACAAATTCCTGGGGGCATGACTGGGACAAACATGGTGAATTATTCTTTATTAACACAGTGATCGGACACCTCTGGCATGCGATCCCGGGCTCACACCTCGAAAGAATGTTTGGCGAGGACATCAACCCACATCTATACCGTCTCATGCCGCAAGTCGCTGACCATTTCCACTGGAACACAGAGGAAAAGTGGTCGGATATTCGCAAAACAGGAGTTACCTCCACAACCGACACCGCAGGTGGAGGACATGCTCATTGTGGAATGATGATCTACCAGGGAACAAACTGGCCGCAGGAATATCGAGGGGATGTCTTCGCACTGAATCTGCACGGCCGTCGCTTCAATCGTGATCTCCTACAAAGAGACGGAGCAGGGTTTGTCGCTCGGCACCGGGAGGACTTTGCCAAGACTGACGACTTGTGGTTTCGTGGAATCGACCTTGCACACGGACCTGACGGCGGCGTCTTTGTTCTCGACTGGTCCGACATCGGCGAATGCCATGAAAATGACGGGGTCCACCGCACCTCTGGGCGAATCTACAAGGTCGTCTACGGAAACGTCGATGCCACTCAAGTTCAGGACTACGCACAACTGAGCAATGACGAACTCACTGCAAAACTCTTCGAGGAAGATGCATGGCATCACCGCATGGCCCGCCGTATTCTTCAGGAACGTTTTGTCGCTGGTCAAGACATGACACCTGTCCGATTGCAACTTAAGGAGACGTTGCACAGCCAGAAGCCAGTCGTTTCTCGGCTCAATGCACTTTGGACAATCCACTCGACGGGGGGGGTGAGTGATGCAGATCTGGAGCGTTTACTCGACAATGATGAAGAGGCTCTGCGGAGTTGGGCCGTACAACTGTTCGCACAGCAGGCAAGCCCGCAAGTGGCTGCTCAGAAATTTCAGAAACTGGCGATGAATGAATCATCGGGACTTGTCCTTCAACACATCGCTTCAGCACTTCAACGATTGCCTGTGGACCAGCGACTTCCGGTCGCAGCCGCTTTACTCAAGCATACAAATTTCGCACAAGACCGCTTTCTTCCGTTAATGATCTGGTATGCCATCGAGCCGTCGGTAGCACGATTTCCGGATCAGGCTGTCGAGCTGTTAGCAAGTTGTCAGCAGCCCGAAATTCAGAAATTCATCTCACGGCGAATTGCATCTGATTATCGCGAACAGAAAGCGGCAGTGGACAAATTGATCGACGTGGCGATGACCGACGTAGGCGAAACAGCCCAGCAAATCCTTCAAGGAATTCAGCTCGCTCTTGATGGATGGCGAAAAGCAGACAAACCGAAAAACTGGGACGAGGCGAGCGCCAAAATGCTTGCCAGAAAGAATGATCAACTGACCGAACTCGTACAGTTACTTTCGGTCACATTCGGGGATGGGCGTGCATTAGACGAATTGCGAGCCGTCGCTGTCGATGGGGCTCAACCATTTTCAGTCCGCAGCAACGCGATTCGAGCATTAGTCACCGCTCGAGATGAACAGTCTCGTGAAGTCCTTCAAAAGCTGTTGAACGACCGAGATCTCGGAGTCGATGCAATTCGAGGCCTGGCAGTCATTGGAGATCAAAACACTCCCCAGCTCATTGTCAATCGTTACAACAGCTTCCGCGGACATATCCAACCGATCGCAATGGAAACACTTTGCTCTCGCCCGGAGTACGCGACTGTTCTCCTCAAGGCAGTCGAACAGAAAAAAATTGCTGCTGAAGCGATCCCCCCATTTTACGTTCGACAAATGCGCAGCTTTGAGGACGATTCGTTAAAGCAGCAACTCCAAGAACTCTACCCTGAATGGCGGCACACATCCGAGGAGAAAAAACGCCGTGCCGACGAACTTCGTCAACTTCTTACAGAGAGCGCGTTGACCAGCGCCGATATGAAGCAGGGGCAAGCATTGTTCGAGAAGACTTGCTCAGCCTGTCATAAACTTTACGGGCAGGGTGGAAATCTCGGGCCCGATTTGACTGGTTCGCAACGTTCGAATTTGAACTATCTTCTCGGGAATATTGTCGACCCAAGTGCCGAAGTGGCGGAGAAATTTCAGATGTCGATTCTCGTCCTGGGCGACGGTCGTGCCATCAGCGGGGTGATTCAGTCTGAAAATGAGACAACACTTCTCATCAAAACCCCTAATGAAGAACTCACCGTCCTGAAAGACGACATTGAAGCCCGAAAGAATTCAAAACTCTCAATGATGCCTGAGCGGCAACTGGACAAAATGTCCAACAAAGAGATCCTCGACCTGTTTTCATTCTTAATGTCGAAGCAGTAA